In one Dreissena polymorpha isolate Duluth1 chromosome 7, UMN_Dpol_1.0, whole genome shotgun sequence genomic region, the following are encoded:
- the LOC127839475 gene encoding uncharacterized protein LOC127839475, which produces MLREQARTCIRQTDEDPLTLEVRRNFVLRDALQYIRVSQEDLHSPLHIRFLGEQGIDLGGLRREFWTLFLYQVSHSTFITGRPGRLAFQKNFIEQRKRTFYYLGQLVALSVLQDGPGLPIFSDIVTDYILDRDRSVVSEGDLPEHLAQLIEQMKEADSDAAAQTLFQQMFDEACTAGFLIPSTSFNKSFIPALVGALVNNLVESSRVELDQFVDGLKTHQVLELLRLRPDDSYCIFSGRTKPVTVEAVRLLLHFRYRTGIHAETDQQTAQGFLTFLRATKGSTASVNGVKLQPNDVLMWLTGSATMPAVGFHKVIDVEFGDTLRVDTCALVLTLAEVPREVEDVVQHYSELLINSQTFQAE; this is translated from the exons ATGCTGCGCGAGCAAGCGAGGACATGCATCAGACAGACAGATGAAGATCCACTGACACTGGAGGTTCGCAGGAATTTTGTGCTGCGGGATGCTCTCCAGTATATAAGAGTTTCACAGGAGGACCTACACAGCCCCCTGCACATCCGCTTCCTGGGAGAACAAGGCATCGACCTGGGAGGGTTGAGAAGAGAATTTTGGACACTTTTTCTGTACCAGGTGTCTCATTCGACATTTATAACTG gaCGACCGGGACGTCTGGCCTTCCAGAAGAATTTCATTGAACAACGTAAGCGGACATTCTACTATCTTGGGCAGTTAGTAGCACTGTCCGTCTTACAGGACGGTCCCGGTCTGCCGATTTTCTCGGATATAGTGACCGACTACATCCTGGACCGTGACCGTAGTGTAGTGAGCGAGGGGGATCTGCCAGAGCACCTTGCTCAGCTGATAGAACAG ATGAAGGAGGCCGATAGTGACGCTGCAGCACAAACACTCTTCCAACAGATGTTTGATGAAGCTTGTACTGCTGGGTTTCTAATCCCATCCACCAGCTTCAACAAGAGCTTCATACCAGCCCTGGTTGGTGCCCTAGTCAATAACCTGGTTGAGAGCAGTCGGGTTGAGCTTGACCAGTTTGTCGATG gACTGAAGACTCATCAGGTCCTTGAGTTGCTGCGTTTGAGGCCTGATGATAGCTACTGCATATTCAGCGGCCGAACAAAACCGGTGACTGTAGAAGCAGTTCGCTTGCTTTTGCATTTCCGATATCGGACTGGGATTCATGCAGAAACTGATCAGCAGACAGCTCAAGGTTTTCTGACGTTCCTCCGAGCTACCAAAG gaTCAACTGCATCTGTCAACGGGGTTAAGCTACAGCCGAATGACGTGCTGATGTGGCTGACGGGATCAGCGACAATGCCGGCAGTGGGCTTCCATAAAGTTATTGATGTGGAATTTGGGGACACGCTTCGGGTTGACACATGTGCCCTGGTGTTGACGCTGGCTGAAGTGCCACGCGAAGTTGAAGATGTTGTGCAACATTACTCCGAACTGCTCATCAATAGCCAGACATTTCAAGCGGAATAA